The Vibrio crassostreae genomic interval TGTGCAGTAATGCGGTCGAAGTAAGCCACGGCAACAAACTGGCATTTTCAACAGGATCCCAGAACCACCAGCCGCCCCAACCTAATTCGTAATACGCCCACCACGAACCAAGAATGATCCCTGCAGTTAAAAAGATCCAAGCGACGAGACACCAACTGCGACAATGGGAAACCCAATCAAACTCAATAGGATCAACCAATAAGGCCGCAACAGCAAACGCCAGCACCACAGAAAAGCCGACATAGCCAAGGTAAAGTAATGGAGGATGAAAAATCAGGCCGACATCTTGCAGCATTGGGGTTAGGTCACGCCCTTCTAGCGGCAAAATCGAATTCATTTCAAATGGGTTTGATGCGAATAAGGTGAACCAAGCAAATATCGCGAGCAGTAGATTCATTACCCACAACACACGGCTTTGGTATTCATTCGAATAGTGTTTTTGTAGGGCAATCACGCCAGACCAAACGCTAATCGTAAGTACCCAAAATAACAAGGAACCTTCATGGCCAGCCCATACGGCTGCTAGCTTAAAAAATGAGGGTAATTGAGTATTTGAATGTTCAGCGACATATAAGATAGAGAAGTCATCACTGACAAAGGCATAACCAAGCAATACGACAGAAGTGAGAGAAAACAATGCACTTGAAAGAGAGAAACTACGGATTAAACCTATATTTTGCGTCCGTTTGTTTAGCATTTGATAAAACGAATGCACACCAATAATGCTGCTAAGAACAGCGACCAACACCAAACTAAACAGCCCCAAAGAACCGACCATATCACCTCAATAAGGCTCCGCTTGAGCAGAGCCAAGTTAAACAATTGTTCACTTATACTGTTCCAATAAACAGGAACCAAGTAAGCAGATGACCAGTATCCAACATCTGCTTACTTGAGCAAAATTAAGCTATCGTTAACTGCCCTGCGTAAAGGACAAACGTTCGCAGCATTAATACACCCATTAGGCTTAGCGAAGTCACTGAAAAAATATACACCGAGCTATGGCGGATTGAGGTTGGTGTCACTGCATTCAGCAACAACGGTAAAACCATGCCGACACCGATGACGCCGTACCAGAACCAACTCGCCCAGAAACCACTGCCAATTGCGTTCCATACTGCTTGCTCACTTTGACCACCAGCGAAGATAAGCCCAGTAAAGAAAGTAATAAGAACAAACAACTCAAACATCACGACCGGACGTTCGAATCCGTGGATCCATGAAATACTCGGGCTATGAGGTGATTCCTTAAAGACCAACACACCAAATAAAATACACGCCGCCGCTCCTGAGGATAAGCTCGAGAATAAGAACAAAATCGGCAACACTGGGTTATTCAATAGTGGGAAAGTATTCAAAGCTGACAACAAGAATCCGGTATAAGCGGCAAGCATCAGAGCAAGAACAGCTAAGAAGATTTCCAAAGCATTCTCAAACACTTCCAATTTGCCAATCCAGTTACCGACAAAATCGAGTCGCCCTTTTAACCAAGCTTGGTCATTCAAGAACACGACAATTTGATCCCGGAATATAATGCCGATCCAAAGGAATAGGATCACCATATACACTTGGAATAAGATCACACCCATCGACATCACAGATGTTGGGTTATAGAAGATCATGATCTTCCAAAAGGATAACGGTTTTGTCAGGTGGAAAACCAAGATAAGCAGACCTGAAATGATCCCGAATGGCGCGAGAAAAGCCGTGGCCTTTAACACCCCATTATGAGCAGGATCGCCTTCAATGACCTTACGTTTTAGGTAAATGGAGATCATTACGGCACCTGCCGACATCCCCGCGAGAAATAGATAGATTGCTATAATCCAGTCCCATACCACAGTACCAGACTGAAAAGCTGTGTCCCATGCACTCATAATCAAATCTCCCCTTTTTGGTGTGGCACTTTGTAGAGTTTTGGCTGAGTGCCTAGATAAGCTTTATCCCTGTAAACCACCTCAGATTTAAGCACCTGGTTTATCTCACTCTTAGGGTCATTTAGATCGCCAAATACTAGCGCCTTGGTCGGGCAAGATTCGACACAAGCAGGCAGCTTCCCTTGTGCAAGATTGGTATCACGACAGAAGTTACATTTATCAGCCGATTTATTCTCAGGGTGGAAGAAGCGCACTTGATACGGGCACGCTAACAAACAGTAACCACAACCGACACACTTCTCTTTATGCACATCAACGATGCCAGTTTTTTCATCTTTGTAGGCCGCGCCTGTTGGGCAAACCATCACGCAGGGTGCATTATCACAATGTTGGCAAGAGTTACGAGTAAAACGGTAATCAACATTTGGATATTCGCCTTGGGGTTCGCTCTTAATAATTTCTAAGCGCGACACGCCTTCAGGCACTTTGTTTACTTCACGACATGCTTCTGTACAAGCGGTGCAACCAATACACGCGGTCTCGTCATGAATCATTCCATAACGTTTAGCCCCGTCCTCTTGAACATTGGCTAGCGTTTTACGGCTTGTTACCGCCGCCGTTCCCGCAACACTTGTAGTAAAAATAACGGCACCAGCGCCAGCTAAAAAGTTTCTTCTTGAGCAGCTCATAGATTACTCCTCTTCTTTCTTCTGGTTGAAGTCTGAATGGCAATCCACACACAGCTTGATGGTTTGCTTTTTATCTAAGCCCAACACCTTTGCTTCAGTCGCATGAACATCATGACAGTTTGAACACGTTAAGTTTTGCGCGTGAACATCGTGGGTCCAACTAGCTTCGCGCAGATCATCCGGTTTGTGACAATCTATACATTGGCTATTGGCATCTAAAATTAAGCTAGGGTCTAGGAAAACCTTCTCGGTTCCCGGTTGTGATTGAGCCGCGCGATACTTCACCACTTCAGGTGCACCTTCACGGTGATCGGGGCTAATAGAACTATGACAGTCGGTACAATTTACTTCACGACCAAGTAAAGCGTGTGCACTTTCACCATGTGAACCCAATACCGTTTCTTTTGAATCTTTATGGCATTGAACACACTTGTAGTCTTTGTCACGTATTAATTCGACTTCATGTCTTGTTGATTCTCCTACTGGCGTAACAGCAGGCTCAGCAACAGCATGAATGGAATAACCATAGAGGCAGAATGCTAGAAGGGATTTAAGCATTATGACTATGGCCAATTTAATATTGCCCATTTTATCCTTTCCTTATACCGGCATTATTTAACTCTCAACTAAATAATATTCCGGTTAAACAAAAGTACCCTTAAACGATATTATTACCGCTTAAATGATATCAATTCTTATTTTGGATAAGCCACAACGCTTTCTATAGTTAGAATATACCTCTAATTGGGTAATACGAAATTTGAATGGGTTAATCTGTGAACGCAATCACCCTATTTATATCATGGTCAATCTAGGTAATTGATTGTTATATATGATAATAATTATCAATTGATATTTTGATAATCCTACCCACCAATACCCCTTTAGGGTTATATAAACTTCAACGTGATTGAAGTCACTACCATTAATTGATCTAAGACAAGCTATATCCAACACGTAACAAAATGTGTTTGTTTATGAATTAATATAAACAGGAATTCTCCAGTTCTTAATTTGAATAGCAAACTCACAACGCTTGGTATAAGAATCAGTATATTGGAGATATCACTGTGAAAAAGCATTGGATACGTAATTCGGTCACAGCACTATTAATGGTTAGCGCATCACTAGCAAGCGCAACCAGTTTTGCTGCGTCTGAACAAAAAGAAATTGGCGACCCTCGTAACGACCAGTTCGAGCAAAACCACCCAGATCAATATCATTCATGGAGACAGACTTCAGAAAGCGAAACCATTGAAGACGCACTAAAAGAAGATCCCAACATGGTTATCATGTGGGCTGGCTACGGCTTCGCAAAAGATTACAACAAGGCACGTGGTCACTTTTATGCGATTGACGATGTACGACAAACACTTCGTACTGGCGGCCCAACGGACGAAAACTCTGGCCCTATGCCAATGGCGTGCTGGAGCTGTAAAAGCCCAGACGTAGCACGTGTTATCGAAGAGCGTGGTGAAGACGGTTACTTTGAAGGTAAATGGGCACGTCTTGGCAACGAGATTGTGAATCCTATTGGCTGTGCCGACTGTCACGACACCCAAAGCGAAGGCTTTAAAAATGGTGAGCCAGCACTGAAGGTGACGCGTCCTTATGTTGAACGTGCGTTCGATGCGATTGGTAAGAAGTTTGAAGACCAAGGTCGCTTAGATCAACAAGCTTCCGTTTGTGCTCAATGTCATGTGGAATACTACTTCACAGGGCCAACAAAAGGCGTGAAATTCCCTTGGGACAAAGGGACTCGTGTTGAGCAAATGGAAGAGTATTACGATGGAATCGGCTTTAAAGATTGGACGCACAAAGTATCTAAAGCGCCAATGCTAAAAGCACAGCACCCTGGCTATGAAACGTGGCGTGAAGGCATTCACGGCAAAAACAAAGTTGCTTGTGTTGACTGTCATATGCCGAAAGTGACCAAAGAAGATGGCACCGTTTATACCGACCATAAAGTGGGTAACCCATTCGACCGCTTCGAAGATACGTGTGCAAACTGTCACACTCAATCTAAAGAAACCATGCGTAACATCGTTTCAAGCCGTAAAGCTCAAGTGCTAAACATGAAGCTGACCGCTGAGAAACAAATCGTTGCCGCTCACTTTGAAGCAGGCGCGGCATGGGAAGCAGGTGCGACAGAGCAAGAGATGGAGCCTATCCTACTGGATATCCGTCACGCTCAATGGCGTTGGGACTACGCTATTGCGTCTCACGGCGTACATATGCATGCACCTGAAATCGCTCTAGAAGTGCTAGGCACTGCCGTTGACCGCGCAGCCGATGCTCGTACTAAGATTGTTCGTCTACTGGCGAAGAAAGGCATCACTGATCCAATCGAGATTCCAGACATCTCAACCAAAGAGGCGGCTCAAAAAGCGCTTGGAATGGACATGGATAAGATGAACGCTGAAAAACAACACTTCTTAGACACAGTTGTTCCTAAATGGGAAGAGCAAGCTGAAAAGCGTGAAGCCAGCTACGAATACTAGTTTCTTCAATTAGACCATTACGTAAAAACCAGTCACACTATTATTGTGTGGCTGGTTTTTTAGGTTTGGGGCAATACACATTAATATCTCCTCCCCAATCCACTCGCCAATTCAAGGAATAGATAATGAAAACCTTACTTTCACTTTCAGCATTATGTATCGCACTACTCAGTTCAGGCGTTCAAGCCTCTGAGCGTGCTGAGACAGGGTGGGAATTAATAGAGAAAGGCGCATTAGTGGTTGATGTCAGAACACCTGCAGAGTTCGAACAAGGGCATCTGAACAACGCCATCAACTACCCTCTTTCTGAAGTCGCTACTCACTTCGCCAAGATAGATAAAGACCAACCGATCGTTTTGTATTGCCGCAGTGGTAATCGTTCAGGACAAGCCTATCAATTCTTGCGAGCTCAAGGATTTACTCAAATCCACAACGCAGGTGGGTTAATAGAAATGCAAGAAAGCCAATAGCTTGAGAGATTAATGGCTTTAGAGGCTAAACGCTTCAAAGGTAAGTCGTTTCAAAGACAAATAGCTTCAAAAGCTAATCAGGAAGAACAGCCTATTGACCAAGCTTAGCGGATCATCTGTTTGGCTTGGTTGATCGAGTGAATAATCGAAACGCGATCAATCCCCTTTTGATTGGAGTCGAGGATTTGAGTCCACGCATCAATCGCTTGTTGATAGCGCATGCTGATGAAATGATCGGTCGCAATCAGCATCAATGCCGTACGATCATTGGGATCAAGCTGCATTGAGTGATCCAATAACGCATTCACGTCATCGCTCATCGTTTGAGAGCTGAGGTAATAAAGTGCGGTTGCTTTGGCCGCATAAAGGCCCGATGGTGCTTGAGGATCCAATCGAATCGCGTAGTCATAACAGGTGAACGCTGCATCAAACTCTCCTTTCTGCATATACACACCACCCAGCTTAAACCACAAATCGGATTGATTCGGATCTTGTTTGAGGCTTTGTTGAAGCTCACCTTCGAAATCTGTTGCCGTGTAACCATTGCTATCATCCAAAGGAAGTTGAGGTGTCTCCTGTTTCATTTGAGACCAGATAAGCACACTCAGAGCCACTGCAGTAAGGGAAATCACCACATTGCCTTTTAGATGACTACCATTGTCGCTCGCGGCAATAACGACCACGATCAAAAACAGGCTCATTAGTACTAACGCAACCAACAACCAGATGTCCATTCCACACTCCTTTATCAACCCTTTAAGTTTACCACTTTCCCAATCAGGCAATATTGATCGAGACTTAGCTATTAGGATTTACGCCAATCAGAATAAACGAGCAGACAATAAAAAACCGAGCACTTAGGCTCGGTTTTTTCAATGGTAAGCTTAATTACTTAACGTAATCGAGATTACTCAGTATCTTGCTCGCTATCACTTTCAGAGTCAGAAGCATCTGATGCTTGCTCTTCACTTGATTCAGCAACTTCAGCGTTGATAGTTTCAGCATTTGCTTCTTCAGCATCGTCTTCTACAATCTCAGCTTCTTCTACTTCGTCAATACGTTGTAGACCTACAACATTCTCGTCTTCAGCAGTACGAATCAGTGTTACACCTTGAGTGTTACGACCAACTTGGCTTACTTCCGCTACGCGAGTACGTACTAGTGTACCTGCGTCGGTGATCATCATCATTTCATCGCCTTCTTCAACTTGAACAGCGCCAACAACTGGGCCGTTACGTTCAGAGACTTTGATAGATACTACACCTTGCGTTGCACGGCCTTTCGTTGGGTATTCTGCTAGCTCAGTACGCTTACCGTAACCATTTTGAGTCACAGTTAGGATATCGCCTTCGTTAGAAGGAACAATCAGTGAAACCACTTGATCGTCTTCTGGAAGCTTCATACCACGAACACCAGAGGCAGTACGGCCCATTGCGCGTACTTTGTCCTCGTTAAAGCGAACAACTTTGCCCGATTTAGAGAACAGCATGATGTCGCTATCACCGTTAGTGATGTCAACGCCAATCAGTGAATCGTCGTCACGTAGGTTAACTGCGATTAGGCCGTTAGCACGTACGTTTGCGAATTGATCCAGAGATGTCTTCTTAACTGTACCGTCACCTGTTGCCATGAAGATGAATTTCTCGTTAGAGAACTCAGAAACAGGCAGGATAGCCGTGATACGTTCACCTTCTTCTAGAGGAAGAATGTTCACGATAGGCTTACCACGAGCAGTACGACTTGCTAATGGTAGTTGGTAAACTTTCAGACGGTATGTCTTACCACGAGTAGAGAAACATAGGATGTTATCGTGAGTATTAGCAACAAGCAGACGCTCAATGTAATCCTCATCTTTCATCTTAGTTGCACTCTTACCTTTACCACCACGACGTTGAGATTCGTAGTCGCTTAGGATTTGGTACTTAACGTAACCTGCGTTAGAAAGCGTTACTACAACGTCTTCTTGAGCAATCAGCTCTTCCATGTCGATGTCATGAACTGCAGCTGTGATTTCTGTACGACGCTCATCGCCATAGATTTCACGTACCGCTTCAAGTTCTTCGCGGATAACTTCCATCAAACGCTCAGTGCTTGCAAGGATGTGCATTAGCTCAGCGATTTCTTCTAGAAGTGCTTTGTACTCGTCTAGAATCTTCTCGTGCTCAAGGCCAGTTAGGCGGTGAAGACGAAGTTCTAGAATAGCTTGTGCTTGTGTTTCCGTTAGGAAGTATTGGCCATCGCGGATGCCGTATTGGTCTTCCAACCAATCAGGACGAGCCGCA includes:
- the nrfC gene encoding cytochrome c nitrite reductase Fe-S protein produces the protein MSCSRRNFLAGAGAVIFTTSVAGTAAVTSRKTLANVQEDGAKRYGMIHDETACIGCTACTEACREVNKVPEGVSRLEIIKSEPQGEYPNVDYRFTRNSCQHCDNAPCVMVCPTGAAYKDEKTGIVDVHKEKCVGCGYCLLACPYQVRFFHPENKSADKCNFCRDTNLAQGKLPACVESCPTKALVFGDLNDPKSEINQVLKSEVVYRDKAYLGTQPKLYKVPHQKGEI
- the nrfD gene encoding cytochrome c nitrite reductase subunit NrfD; the encoded protein is MSAWDTAFQSGTVVWDWIIAIYLFLAGMSAGAVMISIYLKRKVIEGDPAHNGVLKATAFLAPFGIISGLLILVFHLTKPLSFWKIMIFYNPTSVMSMGVILFQVYMVILFLWIGIIFRDQIVVFLNDQAWLKGRLDFVGNWIGKLEVFENALEIFLAVLALMLAAYTGFLLSALNTFPLLNNPVLPILFLFSSLSSGAAACILFGVLVFKESPHSPSISWIHGFERPVVMFELFVLITFFTGLIFAGGQSEQAVWNAIGSGFWASWFWYGVIGVGMVLPLLLNAVTPTSIRHSSVYIFSVTSLSLMGVLMLRTFVLYAGQLTIA
- a CDS encoding TPR domain-containing protein; translated protein: MDIWLLVALVLMSLFLIVVVIAASDNGSHLKGNVVISLTAVALSVLIWSQMKQETPQLPLDDSNGYTATDFEGELQQSLKQDPNQSDLWFKLGGVYMQKGEFDAAFTCYDYAIRLDPQAPSGLYAAKATALYYLSSQTMSDDVNALLDHSMQLDPNDRTALMLIATDHFISMRYQQAIDAWTQILDSNQKGIDRVSIIHSINQAKQMIR
- the nrfB gene encoding cytochrome c nitrite reductase pentaheme subunit, yielding MGNIKLAIVIMLKSLLAFCLYGYSIHAVAEPAVTPVGESTRHEVELIRDKDYKCVQCHKDSKETVLGSHGESAHALLGREVNCTDCHSSISPDHREGAPEVVKYRAAQSQPGTEKVFLDPSLILDANSQCIDCHKPDDLREASWTHDVHAQNLTCSNCHDVHATEAKVLGLDKKQTIKLCVDCHSDFNQKKEEE
- the gyrA gene encoding DNA topoisomerase (ATP-hydrolyzing) subunit A; its protein translation is MSDLAKEITPVNIEDELRGSYLDYAMSVIVGRALPDVRDGLKPVHRRVLFAMNVLGNDWNKPYKKSARVVGDVIGKYHPHGDSAVYDTIVRMAQPFSLRYMLVDGQGNFGSIDGDSAAAMRYTEVRMAKIAHELLADLDKETVDYVPNYDGTEQIPAVLPTKIPNLLVNGASGIAVGMATNIPPHNLGEVVDGCLAYINNEEITIDELMDYIPGPDFPTAALISGRKGIVDAYKTGRGKVYMRSKADIEVEKNGKETIIVTEIPYQVNKARLIEKIAELVKDKKVEGISALRDESDKDGMRIVIECKRDAVGEVVLNNLYAQTQLQTTFGINMVALNNGQPQLFNIKDMLKCFVDHRREVVTRRTIFELKKARDRAHILEALSLALANIDEIIELIRNAPTPAEAKAGLVARGWDLGNVASMLERAGTDAARPDWLEDQYGIRDGQYFLTETQAQAILELRLHRLTGLEHEKILDEYKALLEEIAELMHILASTERLMEVIREELEAVREIYGDERRTEITAAVHDIDMEELIAQEDVVVTLSNAGYVKYQILSDYESQRRGGKGKSATKMKDEDYIERLLVANTHDNILCFSTRGKTYRLKVYQLPLASRTARGKPIVNILPLEEGERITAILPVSEFSNEKFIFMATGDGTVKKTSLDQFANVRANGLIAVNLRDDDSLIGVDITNGDSDIMLFSKSGKVVRFNEDKVRAMGRTASGVRGMKLPEDDQVVSLIVPSNEGDILTVTQNGYGKRTELAEYPTKGRATQGVVSIKVSERNGPVVGAVQVEEGDEMMMITDAGTLVRTRVAEVSQVGRNTQGVTLIRTAEDENVVGLQRIDEVEEAEIVEDDAEEANAETINAEVAESSEEQASDASDSESDSEQDTE
- the nrfA gene encoding ammonia-forming nitrite reductase cytochrome c552 subunit, encoding MKKHWIRNSVTALLMVSASLASATSFAASEQKEIGDPRNDQFEQNHPDQYHSWRQTSESETIEDALKEDPNMVIMWAGYGFAKDYNKARGHFYAIDDVRQTLRTGGPTDENSGPMPMACWSCKSPDVARVIEERGEDGYFEGKWARLGNEIVNPIGCADCHDTQSEGFKNGEPALKVTRPYVERAFDAIGKKFEDQGRLDQQASVCAQCHVEYYFTGPTKGVKFPWDKGTRVEQMEEYYDGIGFKDWTHKVSKAPMLKAQHPGYETWREGIHGKNKVACVDCHMPKVTKEDGTVYTDHKVGNPFDRFEDTCANCHTQSKETMRNIVSSRKAQVLNMKLTAEKQIVAAHFEAGAAWEAGATEQEMEPILLDIRHAQWRWDYAIASHGVHMHAPEIALEVLGTAVDRAADARTKIVRLLAKKGITDPIEIPDISTKEAAQKALGMDMDKMNAEKQHFLDTVVPKWEEQAEKREASYEY
- a CDS encoding rhodanese-like domain-containing protein → MKTLLSLSALCIALLSSGVQASERAETGWELIEKGALVVDVRTPAEFEQGHLNNAINYPLSEVATHFAKIDKDQPIVLYCRSGNRSGQAYQFLRAQGFTQIHNAGGLIEMQESQ